In Puntigrus tetrazona isolate hp1 chromosome 18, ASM1883169v1, whole genome shotgun sequence, one genomic interval encodes:
- the fam107b gene encoding protein FAM107B isoform X1 translates to MTTMFRYPVFPVLPGLDKTDIPEGLSRARSIMAEPDYMDGDADELIKPKKLLNPVKSSRNHQDLHRELLMNQKRGLAPQNKPELQKVMEKRKRDQVLKAQKEEQEAHKKRSDLEIELMKRRETLEQLELEQHKNEEEQENTPEFVKMKSNLRRTKQEVDGQEHAT, encoded by the exons ATGACTACTATGTTCAGATACCCCGTCTTTCCGGTCCTTCCAG GTCTGGACAAGACAGACATACCAGAGGGACTGTCCCGTGCGCGGAGCATTATGGCAGAGCCAGACTATATGGACGGAGATGCCGATGAACTCATTAAGCCTAAGAAACTCCTCAACCCCGTGAAGTCCTCCAGAAATCACCAGGACCTTCACAGAGAGCTCCTCATGAATCAGAAAAG GGGCCTTGCACCGCAGAATAAACCAGAACTCCAGAAAGTGatggagaagaggaagagagaccAGGTACTGAAGGCTCAGAAAGAGGAGCAGGAGGCACACAAGAAAAGATCAGACCTCGAGATCGAGCTCATGAAGAGACGGGAAACCCTCGAACAG CTGGAACTGGAGCAACATAAGAACGAAGAGGAGCAAGAAAACACCCCAGAGTTtgtcaaaatgaaaagcaatCTGAGAAGaaccaaacaggaagtggacGGACAGGAGCATGCCACCTAG
- the fam107b gene encoding protein FAM107B isoform X2 → MAEPDYMDGDADELIKPKKLLNPVKSSRNHQDLHRELLMNQKRGLAPQNKPELQKVMEKRKRDQVLKAQKEEQEAHKKRSDLEIELMKRRETLEQLELEQHKNEEEQENTPEFVKMKSNLRRTKQEVDGQEHAT, encoded by the exons ATGGCAGAGCCAGACTATATGGACGGAGATGCCGATGAACTCATTAAGCCTAAGAAACTCCTCAACCCCGTGAAGTCCTCCAGAAATCACCAGGACCTTCACAGAGAGCTCCTCATGAATCAGAAAAG GGGCCTTGCACCGCAGAATAAACCAGAACTCCAGAAAGTGatggagaagaggaagagagaccAGGTACTGAAGGCTCAGAAAGAGGAGCAGGAGGCACACAAGAAAAGATCAGACCTCGAGATCGAGCTCATGAAGAGACGGGAAACCCTCGAACAG CTGGAACTGGAGCAACATAAGAACGAAGAGGAGCAAGAAAACACCCCAGAGTTtgtcaaaatgaaaagcaatCTGAGAAGaaccaaacaggaagtggacGGACAGGAGCATGCCACCTAG